One Streptomyces sp. NBC_00554 DNA segment encodes these proteins:
- a CDS encoding FadR/GntR family transcriptional regulator, with protein MDEPAPQKGTVTQRAIERIKAMIGEGSLEPGQRLPTERDLAAQLGMSRSSMREAIRALTVLGVLEARHGSGIYVTQLEAGDLLETFGVVADLSRGPRLVELLEIRRILESTATALAAARITEDQLADVEKHLAAMNATDDPEEILSHDLAFHRAIAGAAGNETMAAILEGLSSRTFRARVWRGYQEEGAFERTRREHAAIHRALVAHDPEAARAAAAAHVGEVEQWLRSQLTS; from the coding sequence GTGGACGAGCCCGCCCCGCAGAAGGGCACCGTGACGCAGCGCGCCATCGAGCGGATCAAGGCGATGATCGGCGAGGGCAGTCTGGAGCCGGGGCAGCGGCTGCCCACCGAGCGTGATCTCGCCGCGCAGCTGGGCATGTCCCGCAGCTCGATGCGCGAGGCGATCCGTGCGCTCACCGTCCTCGGCGTTCTGGAGGCGCGGCACGGTTCGGGCATCTACGTCACGCAGCTGGAGGCCGGGGACCTCCTGGAGACCTTCGGTGTGGTGGCCGATCTGTCCCGGGGCCCCCGGCTGGTCGAGCTGCTGGAGATCCGCCGGATCCTGGAGTCGACGGCGACCGCGCTGGCCGCCGCCCGGATCACCGAGGACCAGCTCGCCGACGTGGAGAAGCACCTGGCGGCGATGAACGCGACGGACGATCCGGAGGAGATCCTCTCGCACGACCTCGCCTTCCACCGCGCCATCGCGGGCGCGGCCGGCAACGAGACGATGGCGGCCATCCTGGAGGGCCTCTCCTCGCGCACCTTCCGCGCCCGGGTCTGGCGCGGCTACCAGGAGGAGGGTGCCTTCGAACGCACGCGGCGCGAACACGCGGCGATTCACCGGGCGCTCGTCGCGCACGACCCGGAGGCGGCCAGGGCGGCCGCCGCCGCGCACGTGGGTGAGGTGGAGCAGTGGCTACGCTCCCAGCTCACGTCATGA
- a CDS encoding glycosyl hydrolase — MPRAMRFGVNYTPSEGWFHHWLDFDLDAVRADLDSIAALGLDHIRVFPLWPYFQPNRTLIRPRAVEQLVALADAAAERGLDVNVDGLQGHLSSFDFLPAWTQTWHRRNIFTDPDVVEGEAEYLRVLAAALADRPNFIGMTIGNEVNQFAAGPHPDPDRITPDEAGAWLRRLLAACEEGAPGKLHLHASYDAAWYQDDQPFTPEHSARLGAVTAVHSWVFNGTAQRHGRTGVATEHHAAYLIELSKAWADDPHRPVWLQEVGAPAPLIPAGHAAAFTEATVVNALDCPDVWGVTWWCSHDVSRDLADFPELEYSLGLLTNDRQVKPAGRTIKRIIEERRVYAPAPRTTALVVETTPGRRSVCAPGGQVFEAFARLTADGARPTTVLASRADDKEHLAARGITEVVTPDQVTE; from the coding sequence ATGCCTCGTGCCATGCGCTTCGGCGTCAACTACACCCCGAGCGAAGGGTGGTTCCACCACTGGCTCGACTTCGACCTCGACGCCGTACGCGCCGACCTGGACTCGATCGCCGCGCTCGGCCTGGACCACATCCGTGTCTTCCCGCTGTGGCCCTACTTCCAGCCGAACCGCACCCTGATCCGCCCACGCGCCGTGGAGCAGCTCGTCGCGCTCGCCGACGCCGCCGCTGAACGCGGGCTCGACGTCAACGTGGACGGTCTGCAAGGGCACTTGTCGAGCTTCGACTTCCTGCCCGCGTGGACGCAGACCTGGCACCGGCGGAACATCTTCACCGACCCGGACGTGGTCGAGGGCGAGGCGGAGTACCTGCGGGTGCTCGCCGCCGCGCTCGCCGACCGGCCGAACTTCATCGGCATGACCATCGGCAACGAGGTCAACCAGTTCGCCGCGGGACCGCATCCCGACCCCGATCGCATCACGCCGGACGAGGCAGGGGCGTGGCTCCGGCGGCTGCTCGCCGCCTGCGAGGAGGGCGCGCCCGGCAAGCTCCATCTGCATGCCTCGTACGACGCCGCCTGGTACCAGGACGACCAGCCGTTCACGCCCGAGCACTCCGCCCGGCTCGGCGCGGTCACCGCCGTGCACTCCTGGGTGTTCAACGGCACGGCCCAGCGCCACGGCCGTACGGGCGTCGCCACCGAACACCACGCCGCGTACCTCATCGAGCTGTCCAAGGCCTGGGCGGACGACCCGCACCGACCGGTGTGGCTCCAGGAAGTCGGCGCGCCCGCCCCGCTGATCCCGGCCGGGCACGCGGCCGCGTTCACCGAGGCGACCGTCGTGAACGCCCTCGACTGCCCCGACGTCTGGGGCGTCACCTGGTGGTGCTCGCACGACGTCAGCCGCGACCTCGCCGACTTTCCCGAACTCGAGTACAGCCTCGGCCTGTTGACCAACGACAGGCAGGTCAAGCCCGCGGGCCGGACCATCAAGCGGATCATCGAGGAGCGGCGTGTGTACGCACCCGCACCCCGGACCACGGCCCTAGTGGTCGAGACCACTCCGGGCCGCCGTTCGGTCTGCGCACCGGGTGGGCAGGTCTTCGAGGCCTTCGCCCGGCTGACCGCCGACGGAGCCCGCCCCACCACCGTTCTCGCGAGCCGCGCCGACGACAAGGAACACCTCGCGGCCCGTGGCATCACCGAAGTCGTCACACCCGATCAGGTCACCGAGTAG
- a CDS encoding sugar ABC transporter substrate-binding protein: MAGRTVRNRRNSSRAVRAAAAAACATLVLGACGSTKDTVASGDGAGDGTGKVGVILPLLTSPFWQSYNDYVPKMAESEGVNALKTVNSNSDPSQQITDINNQLNQGVKGIVVAPLDSAAIAAGLDQAERKGVPVVAVDVAPEKGKVAMVVRANNVAYGEKACDYLGEQVKSGKVVQIMGDLASVNGRDRSEAFRSCVKEKYPKLSVLEIPAKWESDTAASKLDTLLNANPDIKGIYMQAGGVYLAPTLQTLKSKGMLKTVGQAGHITIVSNDGIPQEYDAIRKGQIDATVSQPADLYAKYGMYYIKAAMQGKTFKPGPTDHDSEIVKLPSGILEDQLPAPLVTKDNVDDASLWGNTV, from the coding sequence ATGGCCGGCAGAACTGTGCGTAACAGGCGAAACTCGTCGCGAGCGGTGCGTGCGGCGGCTGCGGCCGCGTGCGCCACCCTCGTGCTCGGGGCTTGCGGCAGCACCAAGGACACCGTCGCCTCCGGCGACGGAGCAGGCGACGGCACCGGCAAGGTCGGGGTGATCCTGCCCCTGCTGACCTCGCCGTTCTGGCAGTCGTACAACGACTATGTGCCGAAGATGGCGGAGTCCGAGGGCGTGAACGCGCTCAAGACCGTCAACTCCAACAGTGACCCGTCGCAGCAGATCACCGACATCAACAACCAGCTCAACCAGGGCGTGAAGGGCATCGTCGTGGCCCCCCTCGACAGCGCCGCGATCGCCGCGGGCCTGGACCAGGCCGAGCGCAAGGGCGTCCCCGTGGTCGCCGTCGACGTGGCGCCCGAGAAGGGCAAGGTCGCCATGGTCGTACGCGCCAACAACGTGGCGTACGGCGAGAAGGCCTGCGACTACCTCGGCGAGCAGGTCAAGTCCGGCAAGGTCGTGCAGATCATGGGCGATCTGGCGTCCGTCAACGGCCGTGACCGCTCGGAGGCCTTCCGCTCCTGCGTGAAGGAGAAGTACCCGAAGCTCTCGGTCCTGGAGATACCGGCGAAGTGGGAGTCCGACACCGCGGCCTCCAAGCTGGACACCCTCCTGAACGCCAACCCCGACATCAAGGGCATCTACATGCAGGCGGGCGGCGTCTACCTGGCGCCCACCCTGCAGACCCTCAAGTCCAAGGGAATGCTGAAGACGGTCGGCCAGGCGGGCCACATCACGATCGTCTCGAACGACGGTATCCCGCAGGAGTACGACGCCATCCGCAAGGGCCAGATAGACGCCACCGTCTCGCAGCCCGCCGACCTGTACGCCAAGTACGGCATGTACTACATCAAGGCGGCGATGCAGGGGAAGACCTTCAAGCCCGGCCCGACCGACCACGACTCCGAGATCGTCAAGCTGCCCAGCGGGATCCTCGAGGACCAGCTGCCCGCGCCGCTGGTGACCAAGGACAACGTGGACGACGCCTCACTCTGGGGCAACACGGTCTGA
- a CDS encoding endo-beta-N-acetylglucosaminidase, with protein sequence MNLNRRTVLLAGAGAAAGLVPGLSGTAVAAARDLQPYASYWYPDSLPAGTPGTGITWRSLKTWSAASDADLAFNASSVPLAARFTPTPANTTARSGQARIQSLVSFGPTASNPSQGAATADYYALTHWSYVDELIFWGGSSGEGLILAPNAPIVDAAHRHGVPVLGNIFLPPVAYGGQLQWTRDLVQKDAAGHYPLAAQLVAVAEAYGFDGWFVNPETSGGNAALATDMLGFLKELKALGTAKGQRVTWYDSMTVGGSVSWQGALNSQNQTFFQSADSMFIDFRWSLSTLASSGTLAQQLGRSRYELWAGVDVEASGTSKVVNWNAIVPTTAAHVTSIGFYRPEWTRNHLPASRTPGDFHASDDLFWTGATLDPSKPNTTASWRAPAVSVADRSTVTSVPFATVFNTGHGLKWYENGAATSGAAWNHLGLQDRLPSRRWVVRTTGQRPAVTFDFADAWRGGSSLLVDGALDAPATLDLYSTRLPLGADTVVELTHRADTGGVQVELAVATAEPGTARGAPPYTYFPLSTGSGWVTSTVRLTGLSGEIRALGVRLTATSGPVRWRLGGLAVRDAVVTPAAPTGLRVTDADGGSLRFAWDGAPGPVRHYELYRTFSDGTRRFLGGTCQSAFYVGGLVPEQGETAARFELRSVGELFTVSTASTTTHTW encoded by the coding sequence GTGAACCTCAACAGACGTACCGTCCTGCTCGCCGGAGCCGGAGCAGCTGCGGGACTCGTCCCCGGCCTCTCCGGTACGGCGGTCGCGGCCGCCCGCGACCTCCAGCCGTACGCCTCCTACTGGTACCCCGACTCGCTGCCCGCCGGCACCCCGGGCACCGGTATCACCTGGCGCAGCCTCAAGACCTGGAGCGCCGCGAGCGACGCCGACCTGGCGTTCAACGCCTCGTCCGTGCCACTCGCCGCGCGCTTCACACCGACCCCGGCGAACACGACCGCCCGCTCCGGCCAGGCTCGCATCCAGTCCCTCGTCTCCTTCGGCCCCACGGCGAGCAACCCCTCGCAGGGCGCGGCCACCGCCGACTACTACGCGCTCACCCACTGGTCGTACGTCGACGAACTCATCTTCTGGGGCGGCTCGTCGGGCGAGGGCCTGATCCTCGCCCCGAACGCACCCATCGTGGACGCCGCCCACCGCCACGGGGTGCCGGTCCTCGGCAACATCTTCCTGCCGCCGGTCGCGTACGGCGGGCAGCTCCAGTGGACTCGCGACCTGGTCCAGAAGGACGCCGCCGGGCACTACCCGCTGGCGGCCCAACTCGTCGCGGTGGCCGAGGCGTACGGGTTCGACGGCTGGTTCGTGAACCCCGAGACGAGCGGCGGGAACGCCGCGCTCGCCACCGACATGCTCGGCTTCCTGAAGGAGCTCAAGGCGCTCGGCACGGCGAAGGGCCAGCGCGTCACCTGGTACGACTCGATGACCGTCGGCGGCTCGGTGAGCTGGCAGGGCGCGCTGAACAGCCAGAACCAGACCTTCTTCCAGTCCGCCGACTCCATGTTCATCGACTTCCGCTGGTCGCTGAGCACCCTGGCTTCATCGGGGACGCTGGCCCAGCAACTCGGGCGCAGCCGCTACGAGTTGTGGGCGGGCGTCGATGTGGAGGCCAGCGGCACGAGCAAGGTCGTCAACTGGAACGCCATCGTGCCGACCACCGCGGCCCATGTCACCTCCATCGGCTTCTATCGGCCCGAGTGGACCCGCAACCACCTGCCCGCGAGCCGCACACCTGGCGACTTCCACGCCTCCGACGACCTGTTCTGGACCGGCGCCACCCTCGACCCGTCCAAGCCCAACACGACGGCCAGTTGGCGCGCCCCGGCCGTCTCCGTCGCCGACCGCTCGACCGTCACCTCCGTGCCCTTCGCGACGGTCTTCAACACCGGCCACGGCCTGAAGTGGTACGAGAACGGCGCGGCCACCTCGGGCGCCGCCTGGAACCATCTCGGTCTCCAGGACCGGCTGCCGTCCCGCCGCTGGGTCGTGCGGACAACGGGCCAACGCCCGGCCGTCACCTTCGACTTCGCGGACGCCTGGCGCGGCGGCAGCAGCCTCCTCGTCGACGGCGCCCTCGACGCCCCGGCCACGCTGGACCTGTACTCGACGCGGCTGCCGCTGGGCGCGGACACGGTGGTCGAACTGACCCACCGCGCCGACACCGGCGGTGTTCAGGTCGAGCTGGCCGTCGCCACCGCCGAGCCGGGCACGGCGAGAGGGGCGCCCCCGTACACGTACTTCCCGCTGAGCACGGGCTCCGGCTGGGTGACCTCGACCGTGCGGCTGACAGGGCTGTCGGGGGAGATACGCGCCCTGGGCGTCCGGCTCACCGCCACCAGTGGCCCGGTGCGCTGGCGGCTGGGCGGGCTCGCCGTCCGGGATGCGGTGGTGACCCCCGCCGCGCCCACCGGCCTGCGCGTCACGGACGCCGACGGAGGCAGCCTGCGCTTCGCCTGGGACGGCGCCCCCGGTCCCGTACGCCACTACGAGCTGTACCGGACGTTCTCCGACGGCACGCGCCGCTTCCTCGGCGGCACCTGCCAGAGCGCCTTCTACGTCGGAGGCCTCGTCCCCGAGCAGGGAGAGACCGCCGCACGGTTCGAACTGCGCTCGGTGGGGGAGCTGTTCACCGTCTCGACCGCCAGTACGACCACGCACACCTGGTAG
- a CDS encoding alpha-mannosidase, with amino-acid sequence MHDDRTLVERRLKRVLDERIRPAVYPESVPLEVAVWHAPGEPVPVAEGLAARTEPIEAGARWGAPWGTSWFRVTGTVPQAWAGKTVEALLDLGFDENMPGFQCEGLVYRPDGTPVKGLNPRNQWVRIGAPVEGGEEVRLHIEAASNPVILDYHPFLPTQLGDKETAGSEPQYKLERMDLAVFDETVWHLVLDLEVLGELMAELPVESARRWDILRAVDRALDAVDLQDVNGTADAARSRLAGVLAEPAVPSAHRISAVGHAHIDSAWLWPLRETVRKVARTTSNMTALIEDEPDFIFAMSQAQQWAWVKEHRPEVWAKVKKAVADGRFVPAGGMWVESDTNMPGSEAMARQFVHGKRFFLDEFGIENDEAWLPDTFGFAAGLPQIIKAAGSKWLLTQKISWSQTNKFPHHTFQWEGIDGTRIFTHFPPVDTYNCSMKGSEIAHAASNFKDKGVARHSLAPTGWGDGGGGTTREMIAKAARLKDLEGSATVTWETPGEFFQKAEAEYPNAPVWVGELYLELHRATLTSQAKTKQGNRRSEHLLREAELWAATAAVRTGSPYPYEELDRIWKTVLLHQFHDILPGSSIAWVHREARATYERLAGELNAIIDAAQRALAGEGAAALVFNSAPHHRDGVPAGGARTPAIDGSTALAPRVDGGFVLDNGLLRVEIDARGLVVSAYDIQAERETVAPGQAANLLQLHPDFPNMWDAWDVDEFYRNTVTDLVDAEEVVPGDDGVSVRIVRSFGASRVTQVLSLAPGERRLGIDTEVDWQETEKFLKLAFPLDVHAERYASETQFGHFYRPTHTNTSWEAAKFEACNHRFVHIEEPGWGVALVNDSTYGHDVTRTVRDTDSGTTTTVRVSLLRAPRFPDPETDQGVHRFRHALVPGAGIGDAVREGWRINLPERRLTGSQEVAPLVTLDQDAVVVTALKLADDGSGDVIVRFHESRGARTRATLTTGFEVAGVTVTDLLERPLADAAAPGHDGDRITLRLRAFELVTLRLTRA; translated from the coding sequence ATGCATGACGACCGCACCCTGGTCGAACGCCGCCTCAAGCGCGTCCTCGACGAGCGCATTCGCCCCGCCGTGTACCCCGAGTCCGTGCCGCTGGAGGTGGCGGTCTGGCACGCGCCGGGCGAGCCGGTTCCGGTGGCGGAAGGACTCGCCGCCCGGACGGAGCCGATCGAGGCGGGCGCACGCTGGGGTGCTCCGTGGGGCACCAGCTGGTTCCGCGTCACCGGGACCGTTCCGCAGGCGTGGGCCGGGAAGACCGTCGAGGCGCTCCTCGACCTCGGCTTCGACGAGAACATGCCCGGCTTCCAGTGCGAGGGGCTCGTCTACCGGCCCGACGGGACCCCGGTGAAGGGCCTGAACCCGCGCAACCAGTGGGTCCGCATCGGCGCCCCGGTCGAGGGCGGCGAGGAGGTCAGGCTGCACATCGAGGCCGCCTCCAACCCGGTCATCCTCGACTACCACCCCTTCCTGCCCACGCAGTTGGGCGACAAGGAGACGGCGGGCAGCGAGCCGCAGTACAAGCTGGAGCGGATGGACCTAGCCGTCTTCGACGAGACCGTGTGGCACCTCGTCCTCGACCTGGAGGTGCTCGGCGAGCTGATGGCCGAACTGCCAGTGGAGTCCGCCCGGCGCTGGGACATCCTGCGGGCGGTGGACCGGGCGCTCGACGCGGTCGACCTCCAGGACGTCAACGGCACGGCGGACGCGGCACGTTCACGGCTCGCCGGGGTGCTGGCCGAGCCCGCCGTGCCCTCCGCGCACCGCATCAGCGCCGTCGGGCACGCGCACATCGACTCGGCATGGCTGTGGCCGCTGCGCGAGACGGTCCGCAAGGTGGCCCGGACGACCTCCAACATGACCGCCCTCATCGAGGACGAGCCGGACTTCATCTTCGCCATGTCGCAGGCCCAGCAGTGGGCCTGGGTGAAGGAGCACCGCCCCGAGGTGTGGGCGAAGGTCAAGAAGGCCGTCGCCGACGGGCGGTTCGTGCCCGCGGGCGGAATGTGGGTCGAGTCGGACACGAACATGCCGGGCTCGGAGGCGATGGCCCGTCAGTTCGTGCACGGGAAGCGGTTCTTCCTCGACGAGTTCGGCATCGAGAACGACGAGGCCTGGCTGCCCGACACCTTCGGCTTCGCCGCCGGGCTGCCGCAGATCATCAAGGCGGCCGGCTCCAAGTGGCTGCTGACGCAGAAGATCTCCTGGTCGCAGACCAACAAGTTCCCCCACCACACCTTCCAGTGGGAAGGCATCGACGGCACCCGCATCTTCACGCACTTCCCGCCCGTCGACACCTACAACTGCTCGATGAAGGGCAGCGAGATCGCCCACGCGGCGAGCAACTTCAAGGACAAGGGCGTCGCCCGGCACTCCCTCGCCCCCACCGGCTGGGGCGACGGAGGCGGCGGCACGACGCGGGAGATGATCGCGAAGGCGGCGCGGCTGAAGGACCTCGAAGGCTCCGCGACGGTGACGTGGGAGACGCCCGGGGAGTTCTTCCAGAAGGCGGAGGCCGAGTACCCCAACGCCCCCGTGTGGGTCGGCGAGTTGTACCTCGAACTCCACCGCGCCACGCTCACCAGCCAGGCGAAGACCAAGCAGGGCAACCGGCGCAGCGAACACCTCCTGCGCGAGGCCGAACTGTGGGCGGCGACAGCAGCCGTACGGACCGGATCCCCCTATCCGTACGAGGAGTTGGACCGCATCTGGAAGACGGTCCTGCTCCACCAGTTCCACGACATCCTGCCCGGCTCCTCCATCGCCTGGGTGCACCGGGAGGCCCGCGCCACCTACGAGCGCCTCGCCGGCGAGCTGAACGCGATCATCGACGCGGCCCAGCGCGCCCTGGCGGGCGAGGGCGCGGCGGCCCTCGTCTTCAACTCGGCGCCGCACCACCGTGACGGCGTCCCGGCGGGCGGCGCGCGGACCCCGGCAATCGACGGCAGCACCGCACTCGCGCCCCGCGTCGACGGCGGATTCGTCCTCGACAACGGGCTGTTGCGGGTCGAAATCGACGCGCGGGGTCTCGTCGTATCGGCGTACGACATCCAAGCCGAGCGCGAGACGGTCGCGCCCGGTCAGGCGGCGAACCTGCTCCAGCTCCACCCCGACTTCCCGAACATGTGGGACGCCTGGGACGTCGACGAGTTCTACCGCAACACGGTCACCGACCTGGTCGACGCGGAAGAGGTCGTGCCCGGTGACGACGGCGTGTCGGTCCGGATCGTACGGTCCTTCGGCGCGTCGCGGGTCACCCAGGTGCTGTCCCTCGCACCGGGGGAGCGGCGGCTCGGCATCGACACCGAGGTCGACTGGCAGGAGACGGAGAAGTTCCTGAAGCTGGCCTTCCCGCTCGATGTGCACGCCGAAAGGTACGCGTCCGAAACGCAGTTCGGGCACTTCTACCGGCCCACGCACACCAACACGAGCTGGGAGGCGGCCAAGTTCGAGGCGTGCAACCACCGGTTCGTGCACATCGAGGAACCCGGGTGGGGCGTCGCACTCGTCAACGACTCGACGTACGGGCACGACGTGACCCGTACCGTCCGCGACACCGACTCCGGTACGACCACCACCGTGCGCGTCTCGCTGCTCCGGGCCCCGCGCTTCCCCGACCCCGAGACCGACCAGGGCGTCCACCGCTTCCGGCACGCTCTGGTGCCCGGCGCTGGGATCGGGGACGCCGTGCGCGAGGGCTGGCGGATCAATCTGCCGGAGCGGCGCCTGACCGGCTCCCAGGAGGTCGCGCCACTGGTGACCCTCGACCAGGACGCCGTCGTCGTGACGGCGCTCAAACTGGCCGACGACGGCAGCGGTGACGTGATCGTCCGCTTCCACGAGTCACGCGGCGCTCGTACGCGCGCCACGCTGACGACGGGCTTCGAGGTTGCCGGAGTGACGGTGACCGACCTGCTGGAACGGCCGTTGGCGGACGCGGCGGCACCCGGGCACGACGGCGACCGGATCACCCTGCGGCTGCGTGCCTTCGAGCTGGTGACCCTACGGTTGACGCGAGCCTGA
- a CDS encoding sugar ABC transporter ATP-binding protein, whose amino-acid sequence MSTPLVEARGVAKRYGPTVALQDGQLTVLPGESHALVGRNGAGKSTLVTILTGLQAPDEGTVRFDGEPAPALADRDAWRRKVACVYQKPTVVPELTVAENLFINRQPTGRGGLISWRRLRSEAAEVLETWDVHVDPEARTADLKVEDRQMVEIARALSFGARFIVLDEPTAQLDNREIERLFTRMRALQDSGVTFLFISHHLQEVYEVCQTVTVLRDARWITTAPVAELPRPALVEAMAGEAIAEKSVQIRKTDREAPVVLDAKGLTSESYESVDLTVRSGEVVGLAGSSGSGKIELAESFAGLHTPTGGSAQLDGKGLPFGDVQATLKAGVGFVPRDRHDQGLVSGMSIGDNATMTVLNRLGRYGFIGTDRKRGFATELIDRLDIHTEGPEQPVSDLSGGNAQKVVMARALASDPRLLVLINPTAGVDVKSKESLLSRMDSAREDGTAVLVVSDELDDLRRCDRVLVLFHGRVVAEHPAGWHDHELIASIEGVDHG is encoded by the coding sequence ATGAGTACACCACTGGTGGAGGCACGGGGGGTGGCCAAGCGGTACGGCCCCACCGTCGCCCTCCAAGACGGCCAACTCACTGTCCTCCCCGGTGAGTCGCATGCTCTCGTCGGCCGCAACGGCGCGGGCAAGTCCACCCTCGTCACCATCCTCACCGGCCTCCAGGCCCCCGACGAGGGCACGGTCCGCTTCGACGGCGAGCCGGCGCCCGCGCTCGCCGACCGCGACGCCTGGCGCCGCAAGGTGGCCTGTGTCTACCAGAAGCCCACCGTCGTACCGGAGTTGACGGTCGCCGAGAACCTCTTCATCAACCGTCAGCCGACGGGCCGCGGCGGCCTCATCAGCTGGCGCAGGCTGAGGTCCGAGGCGGCGGAGGTCCTGGAGACCTGGGACGTGCACGTCGACCCGGAGGCGCGCACGGCCGACCTCAAGGTCGAGGACCGCCAAATGGTGGAGATCGCACGGGCGTTGAGCTTCGGCGCCCGCTTCATTGTTCTCGACGAGCCGACCGCGCAGCTCGACAACCGCGAGATCGAGCGGCTCTTCACCCGCATGCGCGCACTCCAGGACTCCGGCGTCACCTTCCTGTTCATCTCGCACCACCTTCAGGAGGTGTACGAGGTGTGCCAGACGGTGACGGTCCTGCGCGACGCCCGCTGGATCACCACCGCGCCGGTCGCCGAACTCCCGCGCCCGGCACTGGTGGAGGCCATGGCGGGCGAGGCGATCGCCGAGAAGTCCGTGCAGATCAGGAAGACGGACCGTGAGGCGCCGGTCGTCCTCGACGCCAAGGGGCTCACATCGGAGTCGTACGAGAGTGTCGATCTGACTGTCCGCAGCGGTGAGGTCGTCGGCCTCGCCGGCTCCAGCGGCAGCGGGAAGATCGAGCTGGCCGAGTCCTTCGCCGGACTGCACACACCGACCGGCGGAAGCGCTCAACTCGACGGCAAGGGGCTCCCGTTCGGTGACGTGCAGGCCACACTCAAGGCGGGCGTCGGCTTCGTCCCGCGCGACCGGCACGACCAGGGACTCGTCTCCGGGATGAGCATCGGCGACAACGCCACCATGACCGTCCTGAACCGTCTCGGCCGCTACGGCTTCATCGGCACCGACCGCAAACGCGGCTTCGCCACCGAGCTGATCGACCGCCTCGACATCCACACCGAGGGCCCCGAGCAGCCTGTCTCCGACCTCTCCGGAGGCAACGCGCAGAAGGTCGTCATGGCCCGCGCGCTCGCCTCCGACCCGCGCCTTCTCGTCCTCATCAACCCCACCGCGGGCGTCGACGTGAAGTCCAAGGAGTCCCTGTTGTCCCGCATGGACAGCGCCCGCGAGGACGGCACCGCCGTGCTCGTCGTCTCCGACGAACTCGACGACCTGCGCCGCTGCGACCGGGTCCTCGTCCTCTTCCACGGCCGTGTCGTCGCCGAGCATCCGGCGGGCTGGCACGACCACGAGCTGATCGCCTCCATCGAAGGAGTGGACCATGGCTGA
- a CDS encoding carbohydrate ABC transporter permease, with product MSVLEKVRPAERPATPGKPRRRVTDEQGRRVRTWELALRYLLLLAVLALTVGPFVWQLSTSLKGPTEDIYTSPPKFLPSDPTLHNYQRVAETIPVWDYAFNSLKVAGANVVTNCVGSALAGYALARMRYRGRRVATLVFILAMLVPAESIIIAQFTTMRELGLNNTLIGVVLPACISSMNVLLMRNAFLNLPYEIEEAAYVDGANAWQRFLRIALPSVKGTLAVVAIFAFMGAWDDFLWPLIVLSDPSKFTLTIGLNYLHGTFANDERLVAAGTIIAVAPLIILFACLQRYFFRGVGEGAVKG from the coding sequence GTGAGCGTGCTGGAGAAGGTGCGTCCGGCCGAGCGGCCGGCGACACCGGGCAAGCCCCGCCGCCGTGTCACCGACGAGCAGGGCCGCCGCGTACGAACCTGGGAACTCGCCCTGCGCTACCTGCTGTTGCTCGCCGTGCTCGCCCTCACCGTCGGTCCCTTCGTGTGGCAGCTGTCCACCTCGCTCAAGGGCCCGACCGAGGACATCTACACCTCGCCGCCCAAGTTCCTGCCGAGCGACCCGACTCTCCACAACTATCAGCGAGTTGCCGAGACCATCCCCGTCTGGGACTACGCCTTCAACTCGTTGAAGGTCGCGGGCGCCAACGTCGTGACGAACTGCGTCGGTTCGGCCCTCGCGGGCTACGCCCTGGCCCGGATGCGCTACCGGGGCCGGCGGGTGGCCACGCTCGTCTTCATCCTCGCGATGCTGGTCCCCGCGGAGAGCATCATCATCGCCCAGTTCACCACCATGCGGGAACTCGGCCTGAACAACACGCTGATCGGTGTGGTGCTCCCCGCCTGCATCAGCTCGATGAACGTCCTGCTGATGCGCAACGCCTTCCTCAACCTCCCCTACGAGATCGAGGAGGCCGCCTACGTCGACGGGGCCAACGCCTGGCAGCGGTTCCTGCGGATCGCGCTGCCCTCGGTGAAGGGCACTCTTGCCGTCGTCGCGATCTTCGCCTTCATGGGCGCCTGGGACGACTTCCTGTGGCCGCTCATCGTGCTCAGCGATCCGTCGAAGTTCACCCTGACCATCGGCCTCAACTATCTGCACGGCACCTTCGCCAACGACGAACGGCTCGTCGCCGCGGGAACGATCATCGCCGTGGCGCCGCTGATCATCCTCTTCGCCTGTCTCCAGCGGTACTTCTTCCGGGGAGTGGGCGAGGGCGCCGTCAAGGGCTGA